In Equus przewalskii isolate Varuska chromosome 6, EquPr2, whole genome shotgun sequence, one DNA window encodes the following:
- the LOC139084311 gene encoding olfactory receptor 52M1-like, with amino-acid sequence MPPLNASCPSPVTFLLMGIPGLEHLHVWIGIPFCSMYLVAVVGNVTILAVVKAERSLYEPMFLFLCMLSVTDLVLSTSTLPRMLCLFWLGVHDIAFDACLAQMFFIHSFTAMESGFFLAMAVDRYVAICDPLHHTTILTHAHITMMGTIVVIRGVAFFSPHPILLKQLPYCRARIIAHTYCEFMAVVKLACVDTGATKRYSLSVASIIGSCDAILIAVSYAFILRSVLRLPSREASFKALGTCGSHVCVILVFYSTAGFSIFTHRFGKNVPARIHIFIANMYLLVPPFLNPIVYGVRTKKIREHVFRTLMVKVSQF; translated from the coding sequence ATGCCACCTCTTAACGCTTCTTGTCCCTCTCCTGTCACCTTCTTGCTGATGGGCATCCCAGGACTAGAGCACCTGCATGTCTGGATTGGGATTCCCTTCTGCTCCATGTACCTGGTGGCTGTGGTGGGGAACGTGACCATCCTGGCCGTGGTGAAGGCAGAGAGAAGCCTCTATGAGCCCATGTTCCTCTTTCTGTGCATGCTCTCAGTCACTGATCTGGTCCTCTCCACTTCTACGTTGCCCCGCATGCTCTGTCTCTTCTGGCTGGGAGTCCATGACATCGCCTTTGATGCCTGCCTGGCCCAAATGTTCTTCATTCACAGCTTTACTGCCATGGAATCAGGATTCTTTTTGGCCATGGCTGTTGACCGTTATGTGGCCATTTGTGACCCACTGCACCACACCACCATTCTCACCCATGCTCACATCACTATGATGGGTACTATTGTGGTGATTCGGGGTGTAGccttcttttctccacacccCATCCTGCTCAAACAGCTGCCTTACTGCAGAGCACGAATCATTGCCCACACCTACTGTGAATTTATGGCTGTGGTGAAGCTGGCGTGTGTGGACACAGGGGCCACCAAGAGATATAGCCTCAGTGTGGCTTCTATCATTGGCTCATGTGATGCCATTCTCATTGCCGTATCCTATGCCTTCATTCTTCGTTCTGTACTCCGTCTGCCATCCCGAGAAGCTAGCTTTAAGGCTTTGGGCACATGTGGATCCCACGTCTGTGTTATTCTTGTCTTCTATTCCACAGctggtttttccatttttactcaCCGTTTTGGGAAAAATGTGCCTGCACGTATCcatatttttattgcaaatatgTACCTTTTGGTGCCCCCTTTTCTCAACCCCATTGTGTATGGAGTAAGGACCAAGAAAATACGGGAACATGTTTTTAGGACACTAATGGTCAAAGTTTCCCAATTTTAG
- the LOC139084310 gene encoding olfactory receptor 52K2-like, which yields MLGYNRTCLQPTTFLLLGIPGLESAHIWISIPFCLVYLQSLLGNVALLLIVKRDHKLHEPMYLFLSMLSVADLMLTSSTLPKILSIFWFNDREIYFEACLTQMYLIHSLSTMESGFILAMAFDRYVAICHPLRHSTLLTPAVIVGLGLLIVFRGAVLLSPHPFLLRWLSYCKTNVISHTYCEFMALIKLVCTETKIRRAYSLIVAFLTGGLDFILIICSYVLILLTVFSLPSKAARLKTLSTCVSHVWVILVFYTPAFFSFLTHRFGHHIAPHIHIFIANIYLLIPPMMNPIIYGVKTKRIREGFFKFLKIKCA from the coding sequence ATGTTAGGTTACAACAGGACCTGTCTTCAACCTACCACCTTCCTACTGCTTGGCATTCCAGGATTGGAGTCTGCCCACATATGGATTTCTATCCCTTTCTGCCTGGTCTACCTACAGTCACTGTTGGGAAATGTTGCCCTTTTATTAATTGTCAAGAGGGACCACAAACTTCATGAACCTATGTACCTCTTTCTAAGCATGCTCTCAGTGGCTGATTTGATGCTTACTTCTTCTACACTTCCCAAGATACTAAGCATCTTCTGGTTCAATGACAGAGAGATCTACTTTGAAGCCTGCCTCACTCAAATGTATCTTATCCATTCTTTGTCTACTATGGAATCTGGATTTATCTTGGCCATGGCTTTTGACCGCTATGTAGCCATCTGCCACCCTCTAAGACATTCCACTCTCTTAACACCTGCAGTGATTGTAGGCTTGGGTTTACTCATTGTCTTCAGAGGAGCTGTACTCCTCAGTCCACACCCTTTCCTTCTTAGGTGGCTTTCCTACTGCAAAACTAATGTCATTTCTCATACATACTGTGAGTTTATGGCCCTGATAAAGCTGGTTTGCACTGAGACCAAGATTCGTAGAGCCTATAGCCTAATTGTGGCATTCCTGACAGGGGGATTGGATTTCATATTGATCATCTGTTCCTATGTCCTTATTCTTCTCACTGTCTTCAGTCTCCCTTCCAAAGCTGCCCGCCTGAAGACCTTAAGCACCTGTGTCTCCCATGTGTGGGTCATCTTGGTGTTTTATACTccagcctttttctcttttctcactcaTAGGTTTGGTCACCACATTGCTCCACATATCCACATTTTTATAGCCAACATATATCTTCTTATTCCACCTATGATGAATCCTATTATTTATGGTGTTAAAACTAAAAGAATCAGGGAGGGattctttaaattcttaaaaatcaaatgtgCTTGA